Proteins encoded together in one Thermomonospora curvata DSM 43183 window:
- a CDS encoding LutC/YkgG family protein produces MTGPAGDARAEILGRIERALGARKVPAERDYAGIERPYLRRHHDEGVLELFAERVAHYRATVHRVTAADLPGALDAALTGSRYAIPADLPAAWLGAIPSGRLVPDPDTAELDALDGVLTGCAVAIAETGTIVLDHGPRQGRRALSLVPDRHLIVVTADQVVADVPEALERLDPARPLTFVSGPSATSDIELNRVEGVHGPRVLEVFLVAPEPAGGRVV; encoded by the coding sequence ATGACCGGGCCGGCAGGCGATGCACGCGCCGAGATCCTCGGCAGGATCGAACGAGCCCTCGGGGCGCGCAAGGTGCCGGCCGAGCGGGACTACGCCGGCATCGAGCGTCCCTACCTGCGCCGGCACCACGACGAAGGGGTGCTGGAGCTGTTCGCCGAACGCGTCGCCCACTACCGGGCCACCGTCCACCGCGTTACGGCGGCCGACCTGCCCGGGGCGCTCGATGCGGCGCTGACCGGCTCCCGCTACGCGATCCCCGCCGACCTGCCCGCGGCGTGGCTCGGCGCCATCCCCTCCGGCCGCCTGGTCCCCGACCCGGACACAGCGGAGCTGGACGCCCTGGACGGCGTCCTCACCGGCTGCGCGGTGGCCATCGCCGAGACCGGCACGATCGTGCTGGACCACGGGCCGCGGCAGGGGCGGCGCGCCCTCAGCCTCGTCCCCGACCGCCACCTGATCGTGGTCACCGCCGATCAGGTCGTCGCCGACGTCCCCGAGGCGCTGGAGCGGCTGGACCCGGCCCGGCCCCTGACGTTCGTCTCCGGGCCGTCGGCCACCAGCGACATCGAGCTGAACCGGGTCGAGGGCGTGCACGGCCCCCGCGTCCTGGAGGTCTTCCTGGTCGCACCCGAACCGGCGGGAGGCCGTGTCGTGTGA
- a CDS encoding LutB/LldF family L-lactate oxidation iron-sulfur protein, translated as MSRPPGSMPTYLGMPSFPKAAEDAVADARLRGNLAHATGTIRRRRQAAVAELADWAELRETARRIKDHTLRHLDHYLRMLEERVTAAGGRVHWARDAAEANRIVTELVRATGHTEVVKVKSMATQEIGLNEALAEAGIAAHETDLAELIVQLGEDRPSHILVPAIHRNRGEIRDIFRRRMPDAPAGLSDDPAELAEAARRHLRAKFLSAKVAVSGVNFAIAETGTLVVLESEGNGRMCLTLPQTLISVMGIEKVLPTWRDLEVFLQLLPRSSTAERMNPYTSTWTGVTPGDGPREFHLVLLDNGRTATLADPVGRQALRCIRCSACLNVCPVYARAGGHAYGSPYPGPIGAILSPQIRGIGSPVDASLPYASSLCGACLEVCPVAIDIPEVLVHLRAKAVAEGPRHRLADAAMTAAAWTLRSPRRLALAQRAASAGRLLARRGRIRRLPGPLRAWTEARDAPAPPAESFRAWWKRTGGGSR; from the coding sequence ATGAGCAGGCCGCCCGGGAGCATGCCGACCTACCTGGGCATGCCGTCCTTCCCCAAGGCCGCCGAAGACGCCGTCGCCGACGCCCGGCTGCGCGGCAACCTCGCCCACGCCACCGGCACCATCCGCCGGCGCCGCCAGGCCGCCGTCGCCGAGCTGGCCGACTGGGCAGAGCTGCGCGAGACCGCCCGGCGCATCAAGGACCACACCCTGCGCCACCTGGACCACTACCTGCGGATGCTGGAGGAGCGGGTCACCGCGGCCGGCGGCAGGGTGCACTGGGCCCGCGACGCCGCCGAGGCCAACCGGATCGTCACCGAGCTGGTGCGCGCCACCGGGCACACCGAGGTCGTCAAGGTCAAGTCGATGGCCACCCAGGAGATCGGGCTGAACGAGGCCCTGGCCGAGGCGGGCATCGCCGCCCATGAGACCGACCTGGCCGAGCTGATCGTGCAGCTGGGCGAGGACCGTCCCTCCCACATCCTGGTCCCGGCCATCCACCGCAACCGCGGCGAGATCCGCGACATCTTCCGCCGCCGCATGCCGGACGCGCCCGCCGGCCTGTCCGACGACCCCGCCGAGCTGGCCGAGGCCGCCCGCCGGCACCTGCGCGCCAAGTTCCTGTCGGCCAAGGTCGCCGTCAGCGGCGTCAACTTCGCCATCGCCGAGACCGGGACGCTGGTGGTGCTGGAGTCAGAAGGCAACGGCCGGATGTGCCTGACGCTGCCGCAGACGCTGATCTCGGTGATGGGCATCGAGAAGGTACTGCCGACCTGGCGGGATCTGGAGGTGTTCCTGCAGCTGCTGCCCCGCTCCTCCACCGCCGAGCGGATGAACCCCTACACCAGCACCTGGACCGGCGTCACCCCCGGCGACGGGCCGCGCGAGTTCCACCTGGTGCTGCTGGACAACGGCCGCACCGCCACGCTGGCCGACCCGGTCGGACGCCAGGCGCTGCGCTGCATCCGCTGCTCGGCCTGCCTGAACGTGTGCCCGGTCTACGCCCGCGCCGGCGGCCACGCCTACGGCTCCCCCTACCCGGGGCCGATCGGGGCGATCCTGTCCCCGCAGATCCGCGGGATCGGCTCACCGGTGGACGCCTCCCTGCCGTACGCCTCTTCTTTGTGCGGGGCGTGCCTGGAGGTCTGCCCGGTGGCGATCGACATTCCCGAGGTGCTGGTCCACCTGCGCGCCAAGGCCGTGGCGGAGGGGCCCCGCCACCGGCTGGCCGACGCCGCGATGACGGCCGCGGCGTGGACGCTGCGCTCCCCCCGCCGCCTGGCCCTGGCCCAGCGCGCCGCGTCCGCCGGCCGCCTGCTGGCGCGGCGCGGCCGGATCCGCCGCCTGCCCGGCCCGCTGCGGGCCTGGACCGAGGCCCGGGACGCGCCGGCTCCCCCCGCCGAGTCGTTCCGCGCCTGGTGGAAGCGCACCGGCGGAGGCTCCCGATGA
- a CDS encoding (Fe-S)-binding protein, with protein MRIALFVTCLNDTLFPGTGKAVVRLLRRLGCRVDFPAAQTCCGQMHLNTGYREQAAALARGFADAFVGHEAVVTPSASCAAMVRDWHPRLLATDAPAVPKVYELTEFLVDVLGVTDVGARFPHRVAYHPTCHSLRMLKVGDRPLRLLRAVRDLELVEPENAAECCGFGGTFALKNAAVSAAMGADKAAAVRACGAEVVCALDNSCLMHIGGTLTRTGPPIRTVHLAEILASAPEEPS; from the coding sequence ATGCGGATCGCGCTGTTCGTCACCTGCCTCAACGACACGCTGTTCCCCGGCACCGGCAAGGCGGTCGTGCGGCTGCTGCGACGACTGGGCTGCCGGGTGGACTTCCCGGCCGCCCAGACCTGCTGCGGCCAGATGCACCTCAACACCGGCTACCGCGAGCAGGCCGCGGCCCTGGCGCGCGGCTTCGCCGACGCCTTCGTCGGCCATGAGGCGGTGGTGACGCCGTCGGCCTCGTGCGCGGCGATGGTGCGCGACTGGCATCCCCGGCTGCTCGCCACGGACGCCCCCGCCGTCCCCAAGGTCTATGAGCTGACCGAATTCCTGGTGGACGTGCTCGGCGTCACCGACGTGGGCGCGCGTTTCCCGCACCGGGTGGCCTACCACCCCACCTGCCACTCGCTGCGCATGCTGAAGGTCGGCGACCGTCCGCTTCGGCTGCTGCGCGCGGTGCGCGACCTGGAACTGGTCGAACCGGAGAACGCCGCCGAGTGCTGCGGCTTCGGCGGGACCTTCGCGCTGAAGAACGCCGCGGTGTCGGCGGCCATGGGCGCCGACAAGGCCGCCGCCGTCCGCGCCTGCGGCGCGGAGGTGGTGTGCGCGCTCGACAACTCCTGCCTGATGCACATCGGCGGGACGCTGACGCGCACCGGCCCGCCGATACGAACCGTCCACCTGGCCGAGATCCTCGCCTCCGCACCAGAGGAGCCCTCATGA
- the ggh gene encoding glucosylglycerate hydrolase: MSATHPISAPAAKLTRSQTAARAAYVLAGNDRGRLTVAAPHLYPHMWSWDAAFIAMGLARVSTRRALTELETLLSAQWRTGMVPHIVFTDDETGYEPGPRRWACREVCPDAPGHVATSGLIQPPVHGVAVRRILDAARIAAAGERQEVVERIRAMWPALLAWHRYLATRRDPEERGLVTIYHGWESGLDNSPRWDAPYAAVIPAPGFVPFRRADLHALSALGGAAAQRPSDADYTKYQWLVEELRRARYDDERAHRTLSFRMGDVLTSALFVAANEELATVADELGLPGADELIGYADRFRRGVLGTCDESGFAADVDLRDGTVVRTPTIAGFAPLVSGGLDAARRRALVERLMSADWCGHPGFVHALPPSTSPASPDFDPVRYWRGPQWPPMTWLLIWGLERSGEQEAAHMLREAAIDQLADGLFAEYYHPFTGEPLGARAQSWTAAVALDLLAT, from the coding sequence GTGAGCGCGACGCACCCCATATCGGCGCCCGCCGCGAAACTGACGCGCAGCCAGACCGCCGCACGGGCGGCCTACGTCCTGGCCGGCAACGACCGAGGGCGGCTGACGGTCGCCGCGCCTCACCTGTACCCCCACATGTGGAGCTGGGACGCCGCGTTCATCGCCATGGGCCTGGCCCGGGTGTCCACCCGGCGCGCGCTGACCGAGCTGGAGACGCTGCTGTCGGCGCAGTGGCGCACCGGCATGGTGCCGCACATCGTCTTCACCGACGATGAGACCGGCTATGAGCCCGGCCCGCGGCGCTGGGCCTGCCGGGAGGTCTGCCCGGACGCCCCCGGGCACGTGGCCACCAGCGGGCTGATCCAGCCCCCGGTGCACGGCGTGGCGGTCCGCCGCATCCTGGACGCCGCCCGCATCGCCGCGGCCGGCGAGCGCCAGGAGGTCGTCGAGCGGATCAGGGCGATGTGGCCGGCGCTGCTGGCCTGGCACCGCTACCTGGCCACCCGCCGCGACCCCGAGGAGCGCGGGCTGGTGACCATCTACCACGGCTGGGAGAGCGGGCTGGACAACTCCCCCCGCTGGGACGCCCCGTACGCGGCGGTGATCCCGGCGCCGGGGTTCGTCCCGTTCCGCCGGGCCGACCTGCACGCCCTCAGCGCCCTGGGCGGGGCCGCCGCGCAGCGCCCCTCCGACGCCGACTACACCAAGTACCAGTGGCTGGTGGAGGAGCTGCGCCGGGCGCGCTATGACGACGAGCGGGCGCACCGCACGCTGAGCTTCCGCATGGGCGATGTGCTGACCAGCGCGCTGTTCGTGGCCGCCAACGAGGAGCTGGCCACCGTCGCCGACGAGCTGGGCCTGCCCGGGGCCGATGAGCTGATCGGGTATGCCGACCGGTTCCGCCGCGGCGTGCTGGGGACCTGCGACGAGAGCGGGTTCGCCGCCGATGTGGACCTGCGCGACGGGACGGTGGTGCGCACGCCGACCATCGCCGGGTTCGCCCCGCTGGTGTCCGGCGGGCTGGATGCGGCCCGCCGGCGCGCCCTGGTGGAGAGGCTGATGTCGGCCGACTGGTGCGGGCACCCGGGCTTCGTGCACGCCCTGCCGCCCAGCACCAGCCCCGCCTCCCCGGACTTCGACCCGGTGCGCTACTGGCGGGGCCCGCAGTGGCCGCCGATGACCTGGCTGCTGATCTGGGGCTTGGAACGCTCCGGTGAGCAGGAGGCCGCGCACATGCTCCGCGAGGCCGCCATCGACCAGCTCGCCGACGGCCTGTTCGCCGAGTACTACCACCCCTTCACCGGCGAGCCGCTGGGCGCCCGCGCCCAGTCGTGGACCGCGGCCGTCGCCTTGGACCTGCTGGCCACCTGA
- a CDS encoding DUF2795 domain-containing protein, producing MKLHDTGGIKSALNDLDFPAAKEQIVEHARRRGVGRDADQALSALPRGEYASLREVLRSVPLDPAPGRSETERTAQRRRAKPGLAEHERPARPSPIEDELRRRP from the coding sequence ATGAAGCTGCACGACACCGGCGGTATCAAAAGCGCGCTGAACGACCTGGACTTCCCGGCGGCCAAGGAGCAGATCGTCGAGCACGCCCGGCGGCGGGGCGTGGGACGCGACGCCGACCAGGCGCTGTCGGCGCTGCCCCGGGGCGAGTACGCCAGCCTGCGGGAGGTGCTGCGGTCGGTGCCGCTGGACCCGGCCCCGGGACGCTCGGAGACCGAGCGCACCGCCCAGCGCCGCCGCGCCAAGCCGGGGCTGGCCGAGCACGAGCGTCCCGCACGGCCGTCGCCGATCGAAGACGAACTGCGCCGCAGGCCCTGA
- a CDS encoding GntR family transcriptional regulator produces the protein MPRPPAKAQAIASVLAARIIEGELEPGSWLPSERELAGEFAADRSTVRRAVRMLADQGLAVVHPGTGTQVRPTGPVRRTASDITRQVGRWRGFHVSASNEGREPFTHTTVEEVTADATLARWLAVPVGTPLLQRARVQGTVGEPPVQTATTWVIMDVVERLPVLRRVDTGPGGLYSRLEELGYRLLFEETVTCRLPRPDECEVLQISADQPVLTLWRRGYDADGRIVEVTHRVVVGDRHELVYRYGSGG, from the coding sequence ATGCCGAGACCACCCGCCAAGGCGCAGGCGATCGCCAGCGTGCTGGCCGCCCGGATCATCGAGGGCGAACTGGAGCCCGGCTCCTGGCTGCCGTCCGAACGCGAACTGGCCGGGGAGTTCGCCGCCGACCGCTCCACGGTGCGCCGGGCCGTGCGCATGCTGGCCGACCAAGGCCTGGCGGTGGTGCACCCGGGGACCGGCACCCAGGTCCGCCCCACCGGGCCGGTGCGGCGCACGGCCAGCGACATCACCCGCCAGGTGGGCCGCTGGCGGGGTTTTCACGTCTCGGCCAGCAACGAGGGCCGCGAGCCGTTCACCCACACCACCGTCGAGGAGGTCACCGCCGACGCCACCTTGGCGCGGTGGCTGGCCGTCCCGGTCGGCACCCCTTTGCTGCAGCGCGCCCGCGTGCAGGGCACGGTGGGGGAGCCGCCGGTGCAGACCGCCACCACCTGGGTGATCATGGACGTGGTGGAGCGGCTCCCGGTGCTGCGCCGGGTGGACACCGGACCGGGCGGGCTGTACTCCCGGCTGGAGGAACTCGGCTACCGGCTGCTGTTCGAGGAGACCGTCACCTGCCGGCTGCCGCGTCCCGACGAGTGCGAGGTGCTGCAGATCTCCGCCGATCAGCCGGTGCTGACGCTGTGGCGGCGCGGCTACGACGCCGACGGCCGCATCGTGGAGGTCACCCACCGGGTGGTGGTGGGCGACCGGCACGAACTCGTCTACCGCTATGGATCGGGAGGGTGA
- a CDS encoding NUDIX domain-containing protein, with amino-acid sequence MARDGGQVIRRLDSRVVYRNPWMTVREDRIERPDGSSGIYGVVEKPDFALVIPAEKGGFHMVEEYRYPIGRRTWNFPQGSLPGGVDCDPELLARTELAEETGLRAGRLEHLGFLHCSHGTSGQGFNVFLATDLVPGPHAREHEEQDMRQRWFSREEFWELVDAGRITDDSTVAAYALLLRHEGAFG; translated from the coding sequence ATGGCTCGGGACGGCGGGCAGGTCATCAGGCGGCTGGATTCCCGGGTCGTGTACCGAAATCCGTGGATGACGGTGCGCGAGGACCGTATCGAACGCCCCGACGGTTCGTCCGGAATATACGGTGTAGTAGAAAAGCCCGATTTCGCGCTGGTGATCCCGGCGGAAAAGGGCGGATTCCACATGGTGGAGGAATACCGTTACCCGATCGGGCGGCGCACCTGGAACTTTCCCCAGGGCAGCCTTCCCGGCGGCGTGGACTGCGACCCGGAGCTGCTGGCCCGCACCGAGCTGGCCGAGGAGACCGGGCTGCGCGCCGGGCGGCTGGAACACCTGGGCTTTTTGCACTGCTCGCACGGCACCAGCGGCCAGGGCTTCAACGTCTTCTTGGCCACCGACCTGGTGCCCGGCCCGCACGCCCGCGAGCACGAGGAACAGGACATGCGGCAGCGGTGGTTCTCCCGCGAGGAGTTCTGGGAGCTGGTGGACGCCGGCCGCATCACCGACGACTCCACCGTCGCCGCCTACGCCCTGCTGCTCAGGCACGAGGGCGCGTTCGGCTAG
- a CDS encoding histidine phosphatase family protein: MSTTLFLVRHGETVWHAENRYAGTSDVELTQRGRDQARRLAAWAGGAGLEAVWASPLRRARATAEPAARALGLPVSVEADLSEVCFGAAEGRTLAELPPEQVAAFRADPVAGAFPGAEDPRRAARRGVAALHRIAERHPGGRVLVVAHNTLLRLVLCTLLGVPLARYRTAFPQLRNCAPTEIVLSGAGAGLLALNTPLP; the protein is encoded by the coding sequence GTGAGCACGACCTTGTTCCTGGTCCGGCACGGTGAGACGGTCTGGCACGCCGAGAACCGCTATGCGGGGACCAGCGACGTGGAGCTGACCCAGCGGGGCCGCGATCAGGCCCGGCGGCTGGCGGCCTGGGCGGGCGGGGCCGGTCTGGAGGCGGTGTGGGCCTCGCCGCTGCGCCGGGCGCGGGCCACCGCCGAGCCCGCCGCGCGGGCGTTGGGCCTGCCGGTCAGCGTGGAGGCCGATCTCAGCGAGGTCTGCTTCGGCGCCGCCGAGGGCCGCACCCTGGCGGAGCTGCCGCCCGAGCAGGTCGCCGCCTTCCGCGCCGACCCGGTGGCCGGGGCGTTCCCGGGCGCGGAGGACCCGCGGCGGGCCGCCCGGCGGGGCGTGGCCGCGCTGCACCGCATCGCCGAGCGCCATCCCGGCGGCCGGGTGCTGGTGGTGGCGCACAACACGCTGCTGCGGCTGGTGCTGTGCACGCTGCTGGGCGTCCCGCTGGCCCGCTACCGCACCGCCTTCCCCCAGCTGCGCAACTGCGCGCCGACGGAGATCGTGCTGAGCGGGGCCGGGGCGGGGCTGCTGGCGCTGAACACTCCGCTGCCCTGA
- a CDS encoding winged helix-turn-helix transcriptional regulator — MPVNRSYGDPCGIARALDVVGERWALLVVRELLLGPKRFSDLHRGLPGASQNVLSHRLRELTDKGVVRRRRLGPPAGAWVYELTDWGRDLEPVLLALARWGGRAPLTTDGELSTDALLIALRTVFDARAAGDLNAVLALRLGGEEFGVEIGQGRIAISRGAPAAPAAVLETDAATLRSLTFLGRPLGAALTAGRVRLAGDRGLVERFLTLFPRPSPAPGRPA, encoded by the coding sequence ATGCCGGTGAACCGCAGCTACGGCGACCCGTGCGGGATCGCCCGCGCCCTCGATGTGGTCGGGGAACGCTGGGCGCTGCTGGTGGTGCGCGAGCTGCTGCTGGGCCCCAAGCGTTTTTCCGACCTGCACCGGGGGCTGCCCGGCGCCAGCCAGAACGTCTTGTCGCACCGGCTGCGCGAGCTGACCGACAAGGGCGTGGTGCGGCGGCGCCGGCTCGGCCCGCCCGCCGGCGCCTGGGTCTATGAGCTGACCGACTGGGGCCGCGACCTGGAGCCGGTGCTGCTGGCCCTGGCCCGCTGGGGCGGCCGCGCCCCGCTGACCACCGACGGCGAGCTGAGCACCGACGCGCTGCTCATCGCCCTGCGGACGGTGTTCGACGCCCGCGCCGCCGGCGACCTGAACGCCGTGCTCGCCCTGCGGCTGGGCGGGGAGGAGTTCGGGGTCGAGATCGGCCAAGGGCGCATCGCCATCAGCCGCGGCGCCCCCGCCGCCCCCGCCGCCGTCCTGGAGACCGATGCGGCCACCCTCAGGTCCCTGACGTTCCTGGGCCGCCCGCTCGGCGCCGCGCTCACGGCGGGCCGGGTGCGGCTCGCCGGGGACCGCGGACTGGTCGAACGCTTCCTGACGCTGTTCCCGCGTCCCTCCCCCGCCCCCGGCCGGCCGGCGTGA